In Ciconia boyciana chromosome 16, ASM3463844v1, whole genome shotgun sequence, one genomic interval encodes:
- the RHOT1 gene encoding mitochondrial Rho GTPase 1 isoform X6, which produces MKKDVRILLVGEPRVGKTSLIMSLVSEEFPEEVPPRAEEITIPADVTPERVPTHIVDYSEAEQSDEQLYHEISQANVICIVYAVNNKNSIDKVTSRWIPLINERTDKDSRLPLILVGNKSDLVEYSSMETILPIMNQYTEIETCVECSAKNLKNISELFYYAQKAVLHPTGPLYCPEEKEMKPACIKALTRIFRISDQDNDGTLNDAELNFFQRICFNTPLAPQALEDVKNVVRKNLSDGVADNGLTLKGFLFLHTLFIQRGRHETTWTVLRRFGYDDDLELTPEYLFPLLKIPPDCTTELNHHAYLFLQSIFDKHDLDRDCALSPDELKDLFKVFPYMPWGPDVNNTVCTNERGWITYQGFLSQWTLTTYLDVQRCLEYLGYLGYSILAEQESQASAITVTRDKKIDLQKKQTQRNVFRCNVVGMKGCGKSGVLQALLGRNLIRQRQVRAEHKSYYAINTVYVYGQEKYLLLHDVSDSEFLTDAETICDAVCLVYDVSNPKSFEYCARIFKQHFMDSRIPCLVVAAKSDLHEVRQEYSISPAEFCKKHKMPPPQAFTCNTVDVPSKDIFVKLTTMAMYPHARLRCMCACNRCTFCICQNFLNSDLLQSVKNKLFTAVLNRSLTLFTSSSKVQTPFISVFPQALSF; this is translated from the exons ATGAAGAAGGACGTGAGGATCCTGCTGGTGGGAGAAC CCAGAGTTGGGAAGACATCACTAATTATGTCTCTTGTCAGTGAAGAATTTCCAGAAGAG GTTCCACCACGAGCTGAAGAAATCACCATTCCAGCTGATGTCACCCCTGAAAGAGTGCCAACCCACATAGTGGATTATTCAG aagcagagcaaagTGATGAGCAGCTTTACCATGAAATATCACAG gCAAATGTGATTTGTATAGTATATGCTGTTAACAACAAGAATTCTATTGATAAG GTAACAAGTCGATGGATTCCTCTCATCAATGAAAGGACAGACAAAGATAGCAG gctGCCTCTTATATTAGTTGGAAACAAGTCTGATCTAGTGGAATATAGCAGTATGGAAACTATCCTTCCCATTATGAATCAATATACAGAGATAGAAACATGTGTAGAG TGTTCCGCCAAAAACTTGAAGAATATATCTGAGCTATTTTATTATGCACAGAAAGCTGTTCTACATCCTACAGGTCCTCTTTATTGCCCAGAGGAGAAAGAG ATGAAACCTGCCTGTATTAAAGCTCTCACTCGCATTTTTAGAATTTCTGATCAGGATAATGATGGTACCCTCAATGATGCAGAGCTCAACTTCTTTCAG agaatttgttttaatacaCCACTGGCACCTCAAGCTTTggaagatgtaaagaatgtagTCAGGAAAAACCTAAGTGATGGAGTTGCAGATAATGGATTAACATTAAAAG gttttctttttctacacaCACTTTTCATTCAGCGAGGAAGGCATGAAACAACTTGGACTGTTTTACGTCGCTTTGGATATGATGATGACTTAGAGCTTACACCAGAGTACTTGTTTCCTCT GCTAAAAATTCCTCCAGACTGCACAACAGAATTAAATCATCATGCATACTTGtttcttcaaagtatttttgatAAGCATGATTTG GATAGAGATTGTGCTTTGTCTCCCGATGAATTGAAAGATTTGTTCAAAGTTTTCCCTTATATGCCATGGGGACCTGACGTTAACAACACTGTTTGTACAAATGAAAGGGGGTGGATTACATACCAAGGGTTTCTCTCTCAGTGGAC ACTAACCACATACTTAGATGTACAGCGTTGCCTGGAGTATCTGGGTTATTTAGGCTACTCGATACTTGCAGAACAAGAATCTCAAGCATCAGCAATTACag TAACAAGAGATAAAAAGATAGACCTCCAGAAAAAACAGACTCAGAGAAATGTTTTCCGATGCAATGTTGTTGGAATGAAAGGCTGTGGGAAAAGTGGAGTTCTTCAGGCTCTTCTTGGAAGAAATCTAATA AGACAGAGGCAAGTACGTGCAGAACACAAGTCTTACTACGCCATTAATACAGTCTATGTATACGGacaggaaaaatacttgttG ctacatGATGTCAGTGACTCTGAATTTTTAACTGATGCTGAGACCATATGTGATGCTGTCTGCCTGGTATATGATGTCAGTAACCCTAAGTCCTTTGAGTACTGTGCCAGGATTTTTAAG CAGCACTTCATGGATAGCAGAATACCATGCTTAGTGGTAGCTGCAAAGTCTGACTTGCATGAAGTTAGACAGGAATATAGTATTTCTCCTGCTGAATTCtgcaaaaaacacaaaatgccTCCACCTCAAGCCTTTACTTGTAATACAGTTGACGTGCCGAGTAAGGATATCTTTGTTAAACTGACAACTATGGCAATGTATCC CCATGCCCGGTTACGCTGTATGTGCGCCTGCAACAGGTGTACATTTTGCATCTGTCAGAACTTCCTCAACTCAGACTTGCTGCAATCTGTAAAGAACAAACTCTTCACTGCAGTTCTTAACAGGTCCTTAACTTTATTTACTAG ctCATCAAAAGTACAAactccatttatttctgtttttccccaagCACTAAGTTTTTAA
- the RHOT1 gene encoding mitochondrial Rho GTPase 1 isoform X1: MKKDVRILLVGEPRVGKTSLIMSLVSEEFPEEVPPRAEEITIPADVTPERVPTHIVDYSEAEQSDEQLYHEISQANVICIVYAVNNKNSIDKVTSRWIPLINERTDKDSRLPLILVGNKSDLVEYSSMETILPIMNQYTEIETCVECSAKNLKNISELFYYAQKAVLHPTGPLYCPEEKEMKPACIKALTRIFRISDQDNDGTLNDAELNFFQRICFNTPLAPQALEDVKNVVRKNLSDGVADNGLTLKGFLFLHTLFIQRGRHETTWTVLRRFGYDDDLELTPEYLFPLLKIPPDCTTELNHHAYLFLQSIFDKHDLDRDCALSPDELKDLFKVFPYMPWGPDVNNTVCTNERGWITYQGFLSQWTLTTYLDVQRCLEYLGYLGYSILAEQESQASAITVTRDKKIDLQKKQTQRNVFRCNVVGMKGCGKSGVLQALLGRNLIRQRQVRAEHKSYYAINTVYVYGQEKYLLLHDVSDSEFLTDAETICDAVCLVYDVSNPKSFEYCARIFKQHFMDSRIPCLVVAAKSDLHEVRQEYSISPAEFCKKHKMPPPQAFTCNTVDVPSKDIFVKLTTMAMYPHARLRCMCACNRCTFCICQNFLNSDLLQSVKNKLFTAVLNRSLTLFTRLRPYIDELGAMLLADEESSIMQQVHAVNFVEDSIFMESSLGPRLLEDRHVTQADLKSSTFWLRASFGATVFAVLGFAMYKALLKQR, translated from the exons ATGAAGAAGGACGTGAGGATCCTGCTGGTGGGAGAAC CCAGAGTTGGGAAGACATCACTAATTATGTCTCTTGTCAGTGAAGAATTTCCAGAAGAG GTTCCACCACGAGCTGAAGAAATCACCATTCCAGCTGATGTCACCCCTGAAAGAGTGCCAACCCACATAGTGGATTATTCAG aagcagagcaaagTGATGAGCAGCTTTACCATGAAATATCACAG gCAAATGTGATTTGTATAGTATATGCTGTTAACAACAAGAATTCTATTGATAAG GTAACAAGTCGATGGATTCCTCTCATCAATGAAAGGACAGACAAAGATAGCAG gctGCCTCTTATATTAGTTGGAAACAAGTCTGATCTAGTGGAATATAGCAGTATGGAAACTATCCTTCCCATTATGAATCAATATACAGAGATAGAAACATGTGTAGAG TGTTCCGCCAAAAACTTGAAGAATATATCTGAGCTATTTTATTATGCACAGAAAGCTGTTCTACATCCTACAGGTCCTCTTTATTGCCCAGAGGAGAAAGAG ATGAAACCTGCCTGTATTAAAGCTCTCACTCGCATTTTTAGAATTTCTGATCAGGATAATGATGGTACCCTCAATGATGCAGAGCTCAACTTCTTTCAG agaatttgttttaatacaCCACTGGCACCTCAAGCTTTggaagatgtaaagaatgtagTCAGGAAAAACCTAAGTGATGGAGTTGCAGATAATGGATTAACATTAAAAG gttttctttttctacacaCACTTTTCATTCAGCGAGGAAGGCATGAAACAACTTGGACTGTTTTACGTCGCTTTGGATATGATGATGACTTAGAGCTTACACCAGAGTACTTGTTTCCTCT GCTAAAAATTCCTCCAGACTGCACAACAGAATTAAATCATCATGCATACTTGtttcttcaaagtatttttgatAAGCATGATTTG GATAGAGATTGTGCTTTGTCTCCCGATGAATTGAAAGATTTGTTCAAAGTTTTCCCTTATATGCCATGGGGACCTGACGTTAACAACACTGTTTGTACAAATGAAAGGGGGTGGATTACATACCAAGGGTTTCTCTCTCAGTGGAC ACTAACCACATACTTAGATGTACAGCGTTGCCTGGAGTATCTGGGTTATTTAGGCTACTCGATACTTGCAGAACAAGAATCTCAAGCATCAGCAATTACag TAACAAGAGATAAAAAGATAGACCTCCAGAAAAAACAGACTCAGAGAAATGTTTTCCGATGCAATGTTGTTGGAATGAAAGGCTGTGGGAAAAGTGGAGTTCTTCAGGCTCTTCTTGGAAGAAATCTAATA AGACAGAGGCAAGTACGTGCAGAACACAAGTCTTACTACGCCATTAATACAGTCTATGTATACGGacaggaaaaatacttgttG ctacatGATGTCAGTGACTCTGAATTTTTAACTGATGCTGAGACCATATGTGATGCTGTCTGCCTGGTATATGATGTCAGTAACCCTAAGTCCTTTGAGTACTGTGCCAGGATTTTTAAG CAGCACTTCATGGATAGCAGAATACCATGCTTAGTGGTAGCTGCAAAGTCTGACTTGCATGAAGTTAGACAGGAATATAGTATTTCTCCTGCTGAATTCtgcaaaaaacacaaaatgccTCCACCTCAAGCCTTTACTTGTAATACAGTTGACGTGCCGAGTAAGGATATCTTTGTTAAACTGACAACTATGGCAATGTATCC CCATGCCCGGTTACGCTGTATGTGCGCCTGCAACAGGTGTACATTTTGCATCTGTCAGAACTTCCTCAACTCAGACTTGCTGCAATCTGTAAAGAACAAACTCTTCACTGCAGTTCTTAACAGGTCCTTAACTTTATTTACTAG GTTAAGACCCTACATAGATGAGTTGGGGGCCATGCTGTTAGCAGACGAGGAGAGCAGTATTATGCAGCAGGTGCACGCCGTCAACTTTGTAGAAGATTCCATCTTCATGGAGTCATCTCTTGGTCCACGTTTACTTGAAGACAG GCATGTGACACAAGCGGACCTCAAGAGCTCTACATTTTGGCTCCGAGCAAGTTTTGGTGCTACTGTCTTTGCAGTTTTGGGTTTTGCTATGTACAAAGCATTATTAAAGCAACGATGA
- the RHOT1 gene encoding mitochondrial Rho GTPase 1 isoform X8, with translation MKKDVRILLVGEPRVGKTSLIMSLVSEEFPEEVPPRAEEITIPADVTPERVPTHIVDYSEAEQSDEQLYHEISQANVICIVYAVNNKNSIDKVTSRWIPLINERTDKDSRLPLILVGNKSDLVEYSSMETILPIMNQYTEIETCVECSAKNLKNISELFYYAQKAVLHPTGPLYCPEEKEMKPACIKALTRIFRISDQDNDGTLNDAELNFFQRICFNTPLAPQALEDVKNVVRKNLSDGVADNGLTLKGFLFLHTLFIQRGRHETTWTVLRRFGYDDDLELTPEYLFPLLKIPPDCTTELNHHAYLFLQSIFDKHDLDRDCALSPDELKDLFKVFPYMPWGPDVNNTVCTNERGWITYQGFLSQWTLTTYLDVQRCLEYLGYLGYSILAEQESQASAITVTRDKKIDLQKKQTQRNVFRCNVVGMKGCGKSGVLQALLGRNLIRQRQVRAEHKSYYAINTVYVYGQEKYLLLHDVSDSEFLTDAETICDAVCLVYDVSNPKSFEYCARIFKQHFMDSRIPCLVVAAKSDLHEVRQEYSISPAEFCKKHKMPPPQAFTCNTVDVPSKDIFVKLTTMAMYPAGILGNH, from the exons ATGAAGAAGGACGTGAGGATCCTGCTGGTGGGAGAAC CCAGAGTTGGGAAGACATCACTAATTATGTCTCTTGTCAGTGAAGAATTTCCAGAAGAG GTTCCACCACGAGCTGAAGAAATCACCATTCCAGCTGATGTCACCCCTGAAAGAGTGCCAACCCACATAGTGGATTATTCAG aagcagagcaaagTGATGAGCAGCTTTACCATGAAATATCACAG gCAAATGTGATTTGTATAGTATATGCTGTTAACAACAAGAATTCTATTGATAAG GTAACAAGTCGATGGATTCCTCTCATCAATGAAAGGACAGACAAAGATAGCAG gctGCCTCTTATATTAGTTGGAAACAAGTCTGATCTAGTGGAATATAGCAGTATGGAAACTATCCTTCCCATTATGAATCAATATACAGAGATAGAAACATGTGTAGAG TGTTCCGCCAAAAACTTGAAGAATATATCTGAGCTATTTTATTATGCACAGAAAGCTGTTCTACATCCTACAGGTCCTCTTTATTGCCCAGAGGAGAAAGAG ATGAAACCTGCCTGTATTAAAGCTCTCACTCGCATTTTTAGAATTTCTGATCAGGATAATGATGGTACCCTCAATGATGCAGAGCTCAACTTCTTTCAG agaatttgttttaatacaCCACTGGCACCTCAAGCTTTggaagatgtaaagaatgtagTCAGGAAAAACCTAAGTGATGGAGTTGCAGATAATGGATTAACATTAAAAG gttttctttttctacacaCACTTTTCATTCAGCGAGGAAGGCATGAAACAACTTGGACTGTTTTACGTCGCTTTGGATATGATGATGACTTAGAGCTTACACCAGAGTACTTGTTTCCTCT GCTAAAAATTCCTCCAGACTGCACAACAGAATTAAATCATCATGCATACTTGtttcttcaaagtatttttgatAAGCATGATTTG GATAGAGATTGTGCTTTGTCTCCCGATGAATTGAAAGATTTGTTCAAAGTTTTCCCTTATATGCCATGGGGACCTGACGTTAACAACACTGTTTGTACAAATGAAAGGGGGTGGATTACATACCAAGGGTTTCTCTCTCAGTGGAC ACTAACCACATACTTAGATGTACAGCGTTGCCTGGAGTATCTGGGTTATTTAGGCTACTCGATACTTGCAGAACAAGAATCTCAAGCATCAGCAATTACag TAACAAGAGATAAAAAGATAGACCTCCAGAAAAAACAGACTCAGAGAAATGTTTTCCGATGCAATGTTGTTGGAATGAAAGGCTGTGGGAAAAGTGGAGTTCTTCAGGCTCTTCTTGGAAGAAATCTAATA AGACAGAGGCAAGTACGTGCAGAACACAAGTCTTACTACGCCATTAATACAGTCTATGTATACGGacaggaaaaatacttgttG ctacatGATGTCAGTGACTCTGAATTTTTAACTGATGCTGAGACCATATGTGATGCTGTCTGCCTGGTATATGATGTCAGTAACCCTAAGTCCTTTGAGTACTGTGCCAGGATTTTTAAG CAGCACTTCATGGATAGCAGAATACCATGCTTAGTGGTAGCTGCAAAGTCTGACTTGCATGAAGTTAGACAGGAATATAGTATTTCTCCTGCTGAATTCtgcaaaaaacacaaaatgccTCCACCTCAAGCCTTTACTTGTAATACAGTTGACGTGCCGAGTAAGGATATCTTTGTTAAACTGACAACTATGGCAATGTATCC tgCTGGAATACTGGGAAACCACTGA
- the RHOT1 gene encoding mitochondrial Rho GTPase 1 isoform X3 translates to MKKDVRILLVGEPRVGKTSLIMSLVSEEFPEEVPPRAEEITIPADVTPERVPTHIVDYSEAEQSDEQLYHEISQANVICIVYAVNNKNSIDKVTSRWIPLINERTDKDSRLPLILVGNKSDLVEYSSMETILPIMNQYTEIETCVECSAKNLKNISELFYYAQKAVLHPTGPLYCPEEKEMKPACIKALTRIFRISDQDNDGTLNDAELNFFQRICFNTPLAPQALEDVKNVVRKNLSDGVADNGLTLKGFLFLHTLFIQRGRHETTWTVLRRFGYDDDLELTPEYLFPLLKIPPDCTTELNHHAYLFLQSIFDKHDLDRDCALSPDELKDLFKVFPYMPWGPDVNNTVCTNERGWITYQGFLSQWTLTTYLDVQRCLEYLGYLGYSILAEQESQASAITVTRDKKIDLQKKQTQRNVFRCNVVGMKGCGKSGVLQALLGRNLIRQRQVRAEHKSYYAINTVYVYGQEKYLLLHDVSDSEFLTDAETICDAVCLVYDVSNPKSFEYCARIFKQHFMDSRIPCLVVAAKSDLHEVRQEYSISPAEFCKKHKMPPPQAFTCNTVDVPSKDIFVKLTTMAMYPHARLRCMCACNRCTFCICQNFLNSDLLQSVKNKLFTAVLNRLRPYIDELGAMLLADEESSIMQQVHAVNFVEDSIFMESSLGPRLLEDRHVTQADLKSSTFWLRASFGATVFAVLGFAMYKALLKQR, encoded by the exons ATGAAGAAGGACGTGAGGATCCTGCTGGTGGGAGAAC CCAGAGTTGGGAAGACATCACTAATTATGTCTCTTGTCAGTGAAGAATTTCCAGAAGAG GTTCCACCACGAGCTGAAGAAATCACCATTCCAGCTGATGTCACCCCTGAAAGAGTGCCAACCCACATAGTGGATTATTCAG aagcagagcaaagTGATGAGCAGCTTTACCATGAAATATCACAG gCAAATGTGATTTGTATAGTATATGCTGTTAACAACAAGAATTCTATTGATAAG GTAACAAGTCGATGGATTCCTCTCATCAATGAAAGGACAGACAAAGATAGCAG gctGCCTCTTATATTAGTTGGAAACAAGTCTGATCTAGTGGAATATAGCAGTATGGAAACTATCCTTCCCATTATGAATCAATATACAGAGATAGAAACATGTGTAGAG TGTTCCGCCAAAAACTTGAAGAATATATCTGAGCTATTTTATTATGCACAGAAAGCTGTTCTACATCCTACAGGTCCTCTTTATTGCCCAGAGGAGAAAGAG ATGAAACCTGCCTGTATTAAAGCTCTCACTCGCATTTTTAGAATTTCTGATCAGGATAATGATGGTACCCTCAATGATGCAGAGCTCAACTTCTTTCAG agaatttgttttaatacaCCACTGGCACCTCAAGCTTTggaagatgtaaagaatgtagTCAGGAAAAACCTAAGTGATGGAGTTGCAGATAATGGATTAACATTAAAAG gttttctttttctacacaCACTTTTCATTCAGCGAGGAAGGCATGAAACAACTTGGACTGTTTTACGTCGCTTTGGATATGATGATGACTTAGAGCTTACACCAGAGTACTTGTTTCCTCT GCTAAAAATTCCTCCAGACTGCACAACAGAATTAAATCATCATGCATACTTGtttcttcaaagtatttttgatAAGCATGATTTG GATAGAGATTGTGCTTTGTCTCCCGATGAATTGAAAGATTTGTTCAAAGTTTTCCCTTATATGCCATGGGGACCTGACGTTAACAACACTGTTTGTACAAATGAAAGGGGGTGGATTACATACCAAGGGTTTCTCTCTCAGTGGAC ACTAACCACATACTTAGATGTACAGCGTTGCCTGGAGTATCTGGGTTATTTAGGCTACTCGATACTTGCAGAACAAGAATCTCAAGCATCAGCAATTACag TAACAAGAGATAAAAAGATAGACCTCCAGAAAAAACAGACTCAGAGAAATGTTTTCCGATGCAATGTTGTTGGAATGAAAGGCTGTGGGAAAAGTGGAGTTCTTCAGGCTCTTCTTGGAAGAAATCTAATA AGACAGAGGCAAGTACGTGCAGAACACAAGTCTTACTACGCCATTAATACAGTCTATGTATACGGacaggaaaaatacttgttG ctacatGATGTCAGTGACTCTGAATTTTTAACTGATGCTGAGACCATATGTGATGCTGTCTGCCTGGTATATGATGTCAGTAACCCTAAGTCCTTTGAGTACTGTGCCAGGATTTTTAAG CAGCACTTCATGGATAGCAGAATACCATGCTTAGTGGTAGCTGCAAAGTCTGACTTGCATGAAGTTAGACAGGAATATAGTATTTCTCCTGCTGAATTCtgcaaaaaacacaaaatgccTCCACCTCAAGCCTTTACTTGTAATACAGTTGACGTGCCGAGTAAGGATATCTTTGTTAAACTGACAACTATGGCAATGTATCC CCATGCCCGGTTACGCTGTATGTGCGCCTGCAACAGGTGTACATTTTGCATCTGTCAGAACTTCCTCAACTCAGACTTGCTGCAATCTGTAAAGAACAAACTCTTCACTGCAGTTCTTAACAG GTTAAGACCCTACATAGATGAGTTGGGGGCCATGCTGTTAGCAGACGAGGAGAGCAGTATTATGCAGCAGGTGCACGCCGTCAACTTTGTAGAAGATTCCATCTTCATGGAGTCATCTCTTGGTCCACGTTTACTTGAAGACAG GCATGTGACACAAGCGGACCTCAAGAGCTCTACATTTTGGCTCCGAGCAAGTTTTGGTGCTACTGTCTTTGCAGTTTTGGGTTTTGCTATGTACAAAGCATTATTAAAGCAACGATGA